The genomic window CGTCCGGCTGCGGCGGGCGGCCGAGCGGGTGGCCGCCAGCTACGGGCTCGAGGTGTTCGACGTGCAGGTGCGGCGCGAGTCGATCGGCACGGTGCTTCGGGTGGTGATCGATCGGCCGGATCCGGGTCGCGTCGAGACGATCGAGGAAAGCGTCGGGATCGAGGACTGTCAGCGCGTCAGCCGCGACCTGAGTGCGCTGCTCGACGTCGAAGACGAGTTCGGCGAGGCGGATCTCGCAGACGAGTACACACTGGAAGTTTCGTCGCCGGGGCTCGATCGACCGCTCCGGCACGAGGCGGACTACCGGCGCTTCGCCGGCCGGCTCGCCAAGATCGTGACCACGGAGCCGGTCGAGCGCCAGAGCGCGTTCGCGGGGCGGATTGCGGCGGTCGAGGGCGGCGCCGTGCTCCTGGACGAGGGACGAAAAACGCATCGGGTGCCGCTCGACAAGATCAAACGGGCGCACCTGGACGTGGAATTTTAGATGCCGGACACCGCAGAGCCGGCGAGAGACCGTGTCGGCCGGACCTTCAGGGCCGGCGAAGAGAACGAAGATGCAGAATCCACTGTTGCAGCAGATCGACGCCATTGCGAAGGAAAAGGGGGTCGAACCGGAGATCATCATCGGCGCGATCCAGGATGCCATCGAGGCGGCCGCGCGTAAGCGCTACAAGAACGAGACGCTGCGGGCCCGTTTCAACGCCGAGACCGGTCAGCTCGAGCTCTGCGCCGTCAAGCGCATTGTCGAAGAAGTGACTGATCCGCCCAACCAGATCTCCCTGGTCGAAGCGCAGCAGCTCTACGGCGACGAGGCCGAAGTGGACATGGAGATCGAATTTCCGCGCCCGACCGAGGACCTCGGCCGCATTGCCGCGCAGACGGCCAAGCAGGTGATCTTCCAGAAGGTGCGCGAAGCGGAGCGCGAGAACGTCTACGCCGAGTACAGCACCCGCGTCGGCGAGGTGGTCAGCGGGGTGGTCAAGCGCTTCGAGAACGGCGACATCATCATGGAGCTCGGCCGCATCGAGGCGCAGCTGCCGCGCAAGGAGCAGTCGCGCGCCGAGAACTATGCGGTCGGCGACCGCGTGCGCGCCGTCATCCGCGGCGTGAACCGCAGCGCCAAGGGTCCGCAAATCGTGCTGTCGCGCACCGATCCGGCGCTGCTCATCAAGCTCTTCGAGCAGGAAGTGCCGGAGATCTACGACGGCACGGTGGTGATCCGCGGCGCCGTACGGGAGTCCGGCGACCGCGCCAAGGTCGCGGTCTACTCACGCGAGCGCGACGTCGACCCGGTCGGCGCCTGCGTCGGCATGAAGGGCACGCGCGTACAGTCGATCATCCGCGAGCTGCGCGGCGAAAAGATCGACATCGTCGAGTGGTCCGACGACGCGGTCCAGTTCGTGACGCAGGCGATCAGCCCGGCCAAGGTCCAGCGCGTGTCGATCGTCAACGACGAAGACCGCGTCATGGAGGTCGTCGTCGAAGACAAGCAGCTGTCGCTGGCGATCGGCAAGAAGGGGCAGAACGTCCGGCTGGCGGCGAAGCTGACCGGCTGGAAGATCGACATCAAGAGCGAAGAAGAAAAGCGCAAGGAAGTGGAAGCGCAGTTCGGCGCGCTTGAAATCGGAGGCGGCCTCGACGCGGCGTCCGCCGAAGCCGGATCCGAGGAGGTAGCGCCCGAGGGCGCGGCGTCGGAGGAAACGGCGGCGGTAGAAACGGCGCCGGAGGAAGCGGCGGCAGAAGCGGCGCCCGAGGAAGCGGCGGCGGATGAGACGCCGGCCGCCGCACAGGAGCCGGCGAAGGCGGAGTGACGATAACTCCCGATTCTCCACGACCGACTCCCACATACGGGAGTTGACTGGAAGTTGGGAATTGGTAGGTGGGAGTTTTCTTTTTGGCAACTGTTCGCATTTATAAGGTCGCGGAGCTCCTCAACCTCTCGAGCCAGGACGTGATGACGCTCCTGAAAAAGGAGCACGGCATCGAGGTGAAGAGCGCATCGAGCACGATCGAAGAGGTCGTGGCGCGGGAGTTCGTCACCAAGCAGGCGCGGCAGCGGGGCCTGAAGGTGCCCTCGAACGCGTCGTATGCCGACACGCCTGGCGCCGCCCGTCCGGCGTTCAAGAAGCCTGGCGGCAAGACAGCGGAACCGCCAAAGGCGGCAGCACCGGTGATGCCGGCGCCACGCCTGGTGAAGACCGCCAAGCCGGCCGCGCCGCCCGCCGAATTCGAGGCCCTGGCGTCGTCCGCGCCCGCAGCAGAGCCCCTCGCGTACGAGGCGGCCGCCGCGCCGACGGCCGAAGTCGTCGCGCCGCCGCCGCCGCCCGTTGCCGCGCCGACACCGGAACCGCCGGCCGCCGCGACAGCCGCGGCCGCGCCGGTTGCCGAACCAGCGCCCGCCGCGCCGGTGGTCGCGCCCACGCCGGTCGAACCGGCGCCAAGCGAAGTGGCGCCGCGGGCCGTCGAAGCGCCAGTTGCAGCGCCTGCGGCCGCCGCGCCGACGCCGGTCGCCGCACGGCCTCCCGTCGCGCCAGCGGGCCGCATCGTGCCGCCGACGCTGCGACTGCGGGTGGAAGATCCCAAGACCGGTGTCGCGCCGCCGGCGCCGCCGCGGCGTCCATTGCTCGTTCGTCCGCCGCAGCCGACCACACCGCCGCCGGCCGCAACCGGCAACCTCTCGAAGGGGACGCCGGGACAACAGCGTCCGGGCGGTCCCGGCGCGCTGCGCCCCGGCGGTCCGCCGCGTCCCGGAGCGTTCCCGCGCCCGCAGGGGCCGATGGGCGGCCCGCGGCCGCTGCCGTCGCAGCCGGTCAGGCCCTCGCAACCGGGCGGACTCCGTCCGCCGGTCCCCGGCTATCGTCCGCCGCCGCCGCGCCCGTCGGCGCCGCGGTCGGGCGGGCCTCGCCGCGATCCGCGGCCGCAGGCGCCGATGATGACCAGCACGCCGCCACCGCCCGTGACGCGTACGATCACGCTGGCCGAGGGGATGACCGTCTCCGACCTCGCAGCGAAGCTCGACGTCAAGGCGAAGGACGTGCTGAAGAAGTTGATGGAAAAGGGTCGCATGATGACCATCAACAGCACGGTCGACAACGACACCGCTTCGGCGATCGCGCGCGAGTTCGGCGCCGACGTCAAGATGCAGTCGTTCGAGGAGGAGCTGCTGCAGGTCGAGGCCGAAGACAGCAAGCCCGAAGATCTGGTCACGCGCGCGCCCGTCGTCACCGTGATGGGCCACGTCGACCACGGCAAGACGACGCTGCTCGACGCGATCCGCGAGACCCGCGTCGCCGAGCGCGAAGCCGGCGGCATTACGCAGCACATCGGCGCCTATGCGGTGAACGTCGGCGACCGGAACGTGGTGTTCCTCGACACGCCGGGTCACGAAGCGTTCACGATGATGCGCGCCCGCGGCGCGCGCGTCACCGACGTCGTCATCCTGGTCGTCGCCGCCGACGACGGCGTCATGCCGCAGACGCGTGAAGCGATCGATCACGCCAAGGCGGCCGGCGTGCCGATCCTCGTCGCCATCAACAAGATCGACAAGGCCAACGCCAATCCCGATCGCGTCAAGAAGGAGCTGTCGGATCTCGGCCTGGTGCCGGAAGACTGGGGCGGCTCCACCGTCACCGTCCAGGTCTCGGCGAAAAAGCGCGAGAACATCCCGGCGCTCCTCGAGATGATCCTGCTGGTCACCGAGTTGAGCGAGCTCAAGGCCAACCCGAAGCGCAACGCGTCGGGCACTGTGCTGGAGGCGAAACTCGACAAGGGACGCGGGCCGGTCGCGACCGTCCTCGTCCAGGACGGGACGCTGCGGGTCGGCGACATGATCATCGCCGGCACCATCGTCGGCAAGATCCGCGCGCTCATCGACGACCGCGGCAAGCCGATCAAGCTGGCGCCGCCGGCGACACCGGTGGAAGTCCTCGGTCTCGGCGGCCTGCCATCGCCGGGTGACACGTTCCAGGCGCTCGAAGACGCGGCCAAGGCGCGGCAGATCGCGCAGTACCGCCAGATGCAGGCGAAGGACAAGGCGCTCGGCGCCAAGGGCGCCCGCCTGACGCTCGAGTCGCTGCAGCAGCAGATTGCCGAAGGCGGCATGAAGGAGCTGCCGATCATCATCAAGGCCGACGTCCAGGGTTCGTCGGAAGTGCTCGCCGACACCCTCACCAAACTGAGCGACGACCGCGTCAAGATGCGGATCATCCACAGCGGCGTCGGCGCGATCAACGAGTCGGACGTGCTGCTCGCCGCCGCCTCCGGCGCCATCGTCATCGGCTTCAACGTGCGGCCCGATCGCAACGCCGCCGACGTCGCCGACCGCGAGAAGGTCGACATCCGCCTCCACTCGGTCATCTACGCCGTCACCGACGAGATGAAGAAGGCGATGACCGGGCTGCTCGAGCCGACGCTGAAGGAAGTGCGGATCGGCGCCGCCCAGGTACGCGAGACCTTCAAGGTGCCGAAGTTCGGCACGATCGCCGGCTGCATGGTCACCGACGGCACCATCAAGCGCTCCGGCGACACCAGCGCACGGCTGCTGCGCGACAATGTGGTCATCTACGAAGGCAAGATCGGTTCGCTGCGCCGTTTCAAGGACGACGTCTCGGAGGTCAAGGCCGGCTTCGAGTGCGGCATCGGCTTCGAGAAGTACAACGACATCAAGACCGGCGACGTCATCGAAGCGTTCGTGGTGGAGCGGGTAGCGGCGACGGCGTAGCCGGCCGACGCCCCGTAACCAACAGCCCGAATCCCATGCTTGACCCATCGCACGCCGGGCTCTCAAGCGTGAAGGATGGGAGTTGGACATTGGTGGTTGGGAATTGACGTGAGCGCCAATCGACCCGATCGGGTCGCAGAAGCCATACGGATCGAGCTGTCGGAGCTGCTCGCCCGGGAGGTCCACGATCCGGGCATCGGGTTCATCACGCTGACCCGCGTCTCGATGACCCCGGATCTGCAGCTGGCGCGCGTTCACTACACGTCGCTGGGAGACGAGAAGGCGCAGCGGGACACCGCCCGAGCGCTCGAGCGCGCCGCCCCCTTCCTCAGGCGGCAGCTCGGCGGGCGGATCCGTCTCCGCCGCGTCCCCGAGCTGACGTTCCACTACGATCGGTCGATCGCACACACCGATCGCGTCGAGCAGATCCTGCGGGACCTCAAGACGGAGGCCCAGTCGCGAAGCGAGGGAGCGACCGGGCCGGAAGAGCAGAGCGGGGCGGGGACACCCGAGTCCGCAGGTGGGTCCGACGGGTCGAAGCCCCCCGGTAAAGAATGAACACTCCGAAGACGGCAATCGCCGAGGCGATTCACGCCCGCACCCGTTTCCTGATCACCTCGCACGCCAAACCCGACGGCGATTCCATCGGCTCGCAGCTGGCGATGGCCTACGCGCTCGAGGTGCTCGGCAAGGACGTCCGGATCGTCAACGCCGATCCGGCGCCCCAGCACTACATGGAATTCCCGGGCCTGGAGCGGATCGAGGTGTCGCGCACCTTCCAGGAACGTTCCGGGCGCCGCGAGGACGAAGCCTTGATCGTCATGGAGTCGAGCGACTTGAATCGCACCGGCGTCGCCGGACTCGAGGGCCGCTTCACGGTCAACATCGATCACCACCAGGGCAACAGGCTCTACGGCGATCTCAACTGGATCGATGAGTCGTCAGCCGCCTGCGGCGAGATGGTGTTCGCGCTGATCGAGGCGCTCGGCGTACCGTTGACCATCGAGATCGCGACCCACGTCTATCTGGCGGTGCTCACCGACACCGGGTCGTTTCACTACGCCAACATCACCCCGACGACCTTCGACATCTGCCGCCGGTGCACCGAGGCCGGGGTCAACCCCGCGGCAATGGCGAGGCGGATCTTCGATCAGAACAGCATCGGCAAGCTGAAGCTGATCGGCGCATTGCTCGCCGCGATGGATCTGCTCGACGGTGGACAGCTCGCGGCGATGTACCTCAACGACGACATCCTCAACGCGACCGGGACCACCTATAACGACACCGAAGGGCTGATCAACCTGCCGCTGACGTCCCGGGAGACCCGCGCGGTGGTGTTCTTCAAGGTGGGCGCCGACGGCGACATCCACGTCAGCATGCGGTCGAAGTACGACGTCGACGTCCGCGAGGTCGCCGCCCGCCACGGCGGCGGCGGGCACAAGAACGCCGCAGGATTCAAGGTGCGAGGCCCATTGAGCGCGATTCGCGCGGGCGTCGTTCAGGAAGTGACGGAGGCCATCGCGCTGGGCGTCCAGCTGAGGCCGTAGGAAACCCGTCGGAGCGTGGACGTGCCCCCGAAACCGGAAGCGGCGGAGTCTGGCGCCTTGCTCGTCGACAAGCCGTCGGGCCCGACCTCTCATGACGTCGTCGCGGTGGTCCGCCGCACGCTCGGCATGTCACGGGTCGGGCATACGGGCACGCTCGATCCGCTGGCGACAGGCCTGCTCGTCATGCTGATCGGCCCGGCCACGCGGCTGGCCCGGTTTCTGGCGGCCGACGAGAAGGAGTACGTGGCCGACATCCGCCTGGGCGTGGCCACGCCCACCTACGACGCCGCGTCGCTGGCTGACGGCGTCCCCGACCCGATCGCCAATCGCCGATTCGCCGAAGACGATGTCATGGCGGTCATGGATCGATTCCGCGGCTCGTACCTCCAAGTGCCGCCCCCCTACTCGGCAAAGAAGGTCGCGGGGGTCGCGGCGTACGAGAAGGCGCGCCGGAATCAACCCGTCGATCTCAAGCCCGTGCGGGTGACGGTACAGGCGCTCGACGTCCTCAGTCCACCGGTCATCGCCAATAAGCCATCGTCGATCGGGCATCGCGACCTTCTCCGCCTGCGGGTCGCCGCCAGTGCCGGGTTCTACGTGCGTTCGCTGGCGCATGAGGTGGGACAGGCGCTCGGTTGCGGTGCGCACCTGGAGCAACTGCGGCGAACGCGCGTTGGCCGGTTCTCGATCGACAACGCCCTGACGCTCGATCGACTGGCGGAGCACGCCTCGGCTGGGCTGATTCCCATGAACGAGCTTCTTGGGGAAATGCCCGCAATTGCTCTAACTGAAACGGGTGTCCGGCGGGTCGTCCATGGCAACCCGGTCGACCTCGAGTCTTCGGCGGGGGGCAACAGGGCCGCTGTCTCCCGGGGAACCGACGCGGTCCCCTGTTTTCTGCGGCTGCTCGACGAAGCTGGCGAGCTGCTGGCCGTGGCCGAAGCGCGGCCCGACGGGCTTTTGCATCCCGTCGTCGTCTTGAGGTAAAATACTGAACTGTCTAGGAATACGGCAACGGCGGCCCGGTGCGGGAGATTTCCTTCCGAGTGTTCTGGGCCGTGCGTGGAGGAACACTATTGTGTTGAGCAAGGACCGCAAGACCGAAGTCATTGTCACCTACGCGACCCACCAAGGCGACACCGGCTCCCCTGAAGTACAAGTAGCGCTCCTCAGCGAGCGCATCAGCTATTTAACCGACCATTTCAAGACCCACGCGAAGGATCATCACTCGCGCCGCGGCCTCCTGAAGCTGGTTGGACAGCGGCGCCGGCTGCTCGATTACCTCAAACGGAAGGATACGGACCGCTACGCGGACCTGATCAAGCGGCTCGGCATTCGCAAGTAACGCAGGCCCGCGGCCTGCCCCACGCGCACTCCCGGAAAAGCTGGCGCAGCTCACAGCAGAAAGACAGATCACATGTACACACGCGACATCTCCGTCGGCGGACGCACGATCTCGATCGAGACCGGCCGCCTCGCCAAACAGGCCGACGGCGCCGTGCTCGTCCGCTCGGGCGACACCGTCGTCCTCGTCACCGCCTGCGCGGCCGCCAACCCCCGCGAAGGCATCGACTTCCTCCCGCTGACCGTCGACTACAAGGAAAACACCTACGCCTCGGGACGCATCCCCGGCGGATTCTTCAAGCGTGAGGGAAAGCCGACCGAGAAGGAAGTTCTCACCAGCCGGCTGATCGACCGCCCCATCCGACCGCTGTTTCCCTCCGGCTGGCGTCACGAGACGCAGATCATCGCGCTGGTGGTGTCGGCCGACGGCGAGAGCGACTCGGATGTGCTGGCCATCACGGGCGCCTCCGCGGCGCTCGCTCTTTCGGGAATTCCCTTCACGCGGACGATTGCCGGCGTTCGCGTTGGCCTTGTCGACGGCCAGTTCGTCATCAACCCGACCTTCGAGCAGCGCCGCAACAGCCGCCTCGACCTCATCGTTGCGGGGACGAGTGACGGCATCGTGATGGTGGAAGCCGGCGCGAAGGAAGTCGGCGAAGAGGAGTTGGTCCAGGCCCTCGATACCGCCCACAAGGCCATCAAGGACCTCGTCGTCGGCATCGAGACGCTCGCCAAGCAGGCCGGCAAGACCAAGAAGACCCTCGCGGTCAAGGAGATCGATCCGGCGTTCAAGAAGGACGTGCACGGCCGGGCCTACGAGAAGCTCGCCGCCGCCATGCGGATCCACGACAAGCTCGAGAACTACGCGACGATCGACAAGGTGCTCGAAGGGCTGGTCGCCAGCTATCCCGAGGACGCGGCAGAGGCGCGCGGCCACGCCAAGTCGGTGTTCAAAGAGCTGAAGGAACAGGTCATGCGCGACGAGGCCCTTGAGCGCGGCAAGCGTCTCGACGGCCGCAAGTTCGACGAGATCCGTCCGATCACGATCGAAGTCGGCGCCCTGCCCCGCACCCACGGCTCGGCGGTCTTCACGCGTGGCGAGACGCAGGCGCTCGTCACCGCCACGCTCGGCACGGCCGACGACCAGCAGAAGATCGAGACGATGGACGGCGAAGTGTGGAAGCGGTTCATGCTCCACTACAACTTCCCGCCCTTCTCGGTGGGTGAGGTCGGACGGTTCACCGGACCCGGACGCCGCGAGATCGGCCACGGCGCGCTCGCCGAGCGCTCGCTCGTCAACATGCTGCCGGCTGAAGACACGTTCCCCTATACCGTCCGCATCGTCTCCGACATCCTCGAGTCGAACGGCTCGTCGTCGATGGCCTCGGTGTGCGGCGGATCGCTCGCGATGATGGACGCCGGCGTACCGCTCAAGGCGGCCGTCGCCGGCGTGGCGATGGGCCTGATCATGGACGAGCAGTCGGGGCGCTACGCGGTGCTGAGCGACATCGCCGGCGCCGAGGATCACTACGGCGACATGGACTTCAAGGTCGCCGGCACCCGCGATGGCATCACCGCCCTGCAGATGGACATCAAGGTCGGCGGCATCACGATGGAAGTGATGCGCAAGGCGCTGCAGCAGGCGAAGGACGGCCGGTTCTTCATCCTCGACAAGATGGAGGCCGCACTGAAGACGCCGCGATCGGACGTGTCGCGGCACGCGCCGCGCATCGTGACGATCAAGATTCCGGTCGACAAGATCCGCGACGTCATCGGCCCGGGGGGCAAGATGATCCGCAGCATCATCGAGCGCACCGGCGTGAAGATCGACGTCGAGGACAACGGCACGGTCAACGTCGCCAGCGCCGACGAAGCGTCGGCCGCCAAGGCGATCGGCATCATTCAGGAGCTGACCGCCACGCCGGAGCTGAACAAGAGCTACATGGGCAAGGTCCAGCGGATCACCGACTTTGGTGCATTCGTCGAGATCATGCCTGGGCTCGACGGGCTGCTCCATGTGTCCGAGATCGCACATCATCGGGTCAAGGACGTCCGCGACGAGATGAAGGAAGGGGATCAGGTGATGGTCAAGGTCATCAATATCGATCCTTCCGGAAAGATCCGGCTCAGCCGGAAGGCACTCCTCCCCGTGCCTGACCGGGACGCCAAGGAACCGGCGCAGAAACAGTAACTTACGGATGGGTCGAAGCCGTTTTCGGCTTCGACCCGTCTAAATGGGTTACAGGGGGTACCATGCGCACACGCCAGTGGATGGCGTTGGGGACGTTCACCGCGTCGGTCCTGCTTCTCGTCTCGATCGCCGCGAAGGGGGTCGATGCCCAGGATCAAGGACAGGTGCGCGAGTTCACCATCGTCGGAGATCAGTACGCGTTCAGCCCGGCCGTGCTCCAAGTGAACCGCAACGACGTCGTGAAGATCACCTTCTCGGCGCGCGACATCCCGCACAGCCTCACGATCGACGGTCCGTATCGCATCTCAAAGCGCGCCGGCGCCGGTCAGACCGTCACATTCGAATTCCGCGCCGACCAGCCCGGGCAATTCCCTTTCTATTGCAACCTCACACAGGACCCCAAGTGCAAAGAAATGAAGGGAAACCTGACCGTCCGCTAGAGCCATAAGCGAAATCGATAGCTTGAATCGATTCTTTTTATTTCCCTAATACCTGTAATCGCCCCACAATCGGGGCCATGGACCTCCGACAGCTGGAAATCGTCCGGGCCATTGCCGAAACCGGATCGTTCACGGCCGCGGGCGCACGACTGCACGTGTCGCAGTCGGCGATCAGCAGGCAGATCCTCCTTCTCGAAGAAGAGTTCCACGAGCGGCTGTTCGTGCGCCTTGGACGCCGCGTGCAGATCACCGCGGCCGGCGAAGCGCTGCTCCAGCTCTCCCACCGCGTCTTCAACGACATCCGCGACACCTCGGCGAGCATCACCGATCGCCAGAAGGTCCTGAGCGGCACCCTCAACATCGTCGGCGGCATGACGGTGTGCCTGTACGTGTTCCCACCGCTGCTGCGCGAATTCCGCAAGCATCATCCGCAGGTCGAGATCAAGGTGGCGACGGGTGGCACGCAGCGGCTGATGCGCCGGGTGCGTAACGGCCAGGCTGATCTGGCGCTGCTGACACTGCCGGTCGACGACCCGGCGTTGACGAGCGTGCCGGTCATCCGCGAAGAGCTGATGCTGGTGATGCCGGCGAATCACCCGCTCGCGAACAAGGATTCGGTCGGCGTCGAGGCGCTGGTCGGGCAGCCGTTCATAATCTTCGAGCAGGGCTCGAACACCCGTCGGACGCTCGACGAGTTCTTTGTCCGCGAGCAGATCAAGCCGAAGATCGTCACCGAGACCGAGAACGTCGAGATCATCAAGTCGATGGTCGCGGCCGGGCTGGGCGTGGCGATCGTCCCGCTGCAATCGGTCGAACGCGAGACGCGCGGCGGCTCGCTCAAGGTCGCGCGCATCCGCGCCCAGCACCTGGTCCGCGAAACGGGCTGGGTCTACCGTTCGAACGAACGCGTCCCGCGGGTGGTGCAGGAGATGATGGCGACGCTGACGCGGATCGCGCCGCAGCTGCAGATCACGATCGACAAGGCGTCATGACCGTCGGCGCGCGAGCGGCCGCGGCCCCGCGATGAGACTGACCGAGCGGGAGATCGACAAGCTCCTCGTCTTCACCGCCGCCGACGTAGCGCGGCGCCGCCGGGCGCGCGGCTTGAAGCTGAATCATCCAGAGGCGATCGCGCTCATCACGGCGGAAGTGCTCGAAGGCATCCGCGACGGCCGCAGCGTCGCGGACCTGATGTCCTACGGCGCGCAGATCCTGACGCGCGACGACGTCATGGAGGGCGTGCCCGAGATGGTCCGGGACATCCAGGTCGAAGGGACATTTCCCGACGGCACCAAGCTGGTGACCGTTCACGATCCCATTCGCTAGGCGGCGATCCGGTGGTTCCAGGCGAGTATCTGATCGGTGACGGCGAGATCGAGCTCAACGCGGGCCGGCCGCCGCTGCGCGTCCGGGTCGAGAACACCGGCGACCGGCCGATCCAGGTCGGTTCGCACACGCACTTCCACGAGGTGAACGCGGCACTGCGCTTCGATCGCGACGCCGCCTACGGACGGCGGCTCGACATCGCGGCCGGCACCTCGCTTCGCTTCGAGCCCGGCGAAGCCCGCGACGTCGTGCTGATTCCACTCGCCGGCCGGCGGGTCGCGCGCGGCATGCGCGGGATCGTGAACGGGCCATTGCGATGAAGATCCGCCGCGACGCCTACGCCAGCCTCTATGGACCGACCGCCGGCGACCGCCTCCGGCTGGCCGACACGAACCTGATCATGCGCGTCGAGCGCGATGCCGCCAGCGTGGCCTACGGCGAAGAGGTCACGTTCGGCGGCGGCAAGGTGATCAGGGACGGACAGGGGCAGTCGCAGACCACACGCGCCGACGGCGCCCCCGATCTGGTCATTACGAACGCCGTCGTGCTCGATCACTGGGGCATCGTCAAGGCCGACGTCGGCGTCCGCGACGGGCGCATCTGCGCGATCGGCAAGGCCGGCAATCCCGACGTCCAGGACGGCATCACGCCGGGGCTGGCGATCGGACCGGGAACCGAGATCATCTCCGGCGAGCACCGTATCCTCACCGCCGGCGGCATCGACGCGCACGTTCATTTCATCAGTCCACAGCAGACGTGGGAGGCGCTCTACAGCGGCATCACCACGATGATCGGCGGCGGCACCGGTCCGGCGGAGGGTACGCGCGCCACCACCTGCTCGCCAGGCGAGTGGAACATCCACCGGATGATCGAGGCGACCGAATCGCTGCCGATGAACGTCGGCTTCCTCGGCAAGGGGAACGCGTCGGATCCGGCGGCGCTCGCCGAGCAGGTGCGTGCCGGCGCGATGGGCCTGAAGCTGCACGAGGACTGGGGAACGACGCCGGCGACAATCGACGCGGCGCTGTCGGTCGCCGACGAGTTCGACGTCCAGGTCGCGATCCACACCGACACGCTGAACGAGTCGGGCTTCGTCGAGGACACGAT from Vicinamibacterales bacterium includes these protein-coding regions:
- a CDS encoding urease subunit beta, producing the protein MVPGEYLIGDGEIELNAGRPPLRVRVENTGDRPIQVGSHTHFHEVNAALRFDRDAAYGRRLDIAAGTSLRFEPGEARDVVLIPLAGRRVARGMRGIVNGPLR
- a CDS encoding LysR family transcriptional regulator, which encodes MDLRQLEIVRAIAETGSFTAAGARLHVSQSAISRQILLLEEEFHERLFVRLGRRVQITAAGEALLQLSHRVFNDIRDTSASITDRQKVLSGTLNIVGGMTVCLYVFPPLLREFRKHHPQVEIKVATGGTQRLMRRVRNGQADLALLTLPVDDPALTSVPVIREELMLVMPANHPLANKDSVGVEALVGQPFIIFEQGSNTRRTLDEFFVREQIKPKIVTETENVEIIKSMVAAGLGVAIVPLQSVERETRGGSLKVARIRAQHLVRETGWVYRSNERVPRVVQEMMATLTRIAPQLQITIDKAS
- a CDS encoding cupredoxin domain-containing protein, translated to MRTRQWMALGTFTASVLLLVSIAAKGVDAQDQGQVREFTIVGDQYAFSPAVLQVNRNDVVKITFSARDIPHSLTIDGPYRISKRAGAGQTVTFEFRADQPGQFPFYCNLTQDPKCKEMKGNLTVR
- a CDS encoding urease subunit gamma, with the protein product MRLTEREIDKLLVFTAADVARRRRARGLKLNHPEAIALITAEVLEGIRDGRSVADLMSYGAQILTRDDVMEGVPEMVRDIQVEGTFPDGTKLVTVHDPIR
- the pnp gene encoding polyribonucleotide nucleotidyltransferase, with amino-acid sequence MYTRDISVGGRTISIETGRLAKQADGAVLVRSGDTVVLVTACAAANPREGIDFLPLTVDYKENTYASGRIPGGFFKREGKPTEKEVLTSRLIDRPIRPLFPSGWRHETQIIALVVSADGESDSDVLAITGASAALALSGIPFTRTIAGVRVGLVDGQFVINPTFEQRRNSRLDLIVAGTSDGIVMVEAGAKEVGEEELVQALDTAHKAIKDLVVGIETLAKQAGKTKKTLAVKEIDPAFKKDVHGRAYEKLAAAMRIHDKLENYATIDKVLEGLVASYPEDAAEARGHAKSVFKELKEQVMRDEALERGKRLDGRKFDEIRPITIEVGALPRTHGSAVFTRGETQALVTATLGTADDQQKIETMDGEVWKRFMLHYNFPPFSVGEVGRFTGPGRREIGHGALAERSLVNMLPAEDTFPYTVRIVSDILESNGSSSMASVCGGSLAMMDAGVPLKAAVAGVAMGLIMDEQSGRYAVLSDIAGAEDHYGDMDFKVAGTRDGITALQMDIKVGGITMEVMRKALQQAKDGRFFILDKMEAALKTPRSDVSRHAPRIVTIKIPVDKIRDVIGPGGKMIRSIIERTGVKIDVEDNGTVNVASADEASAAKAIGIIQELTATPELNKSYMGKVQRITDFGAFVEIMPGLDGLLHVSEIAHHRVKDVRDEMKEGDQVMVKVINIDPSGKIRLSRKALLPVPDRDAKEPAQKQ